A single Lolium perenne isolate Kyuss_39 chromosome 6, Kyuss_2.0, whole genome shotgun sequence DNA region contains:
- the LOC127306186 gene encoding uncharacterized protein has translation MERKGSKAAMEKEGSKAASASSAAFAVLHAENAEAEASATASEAELLVKEPEVEDLKEGGAQGLVAAADLWKSEAEAAVVAEGVAGAATPVLADDVDQKAEAEEGVAVRGPADAGKGKEEVVVREAEGGEGSRKRKRKEDEAVPAAPVPAPVPAPVAAPVPAPVPAPVPAPVPAPVPAPEVPAPAFPGQYEQLEDSDGSLEYDSQDSCESVDSRNIASFWTKLLKKLDAGDLPFKKRGRYFCPWHKVKPRDGMLGSLRQHCEELAHTGNSKQIRAEHQGLLMVLANEDA, from the exons CGGCCGCGTTTGCGGTGCTGCATGCGGAGAATGCGGAAGCCGAGGCGTCGGCGACGGCCTCGGAGGCTGAGCTGCTGGTGAAGGAGCCGGAGGTGGAGGATCTGAAGGAGGGCGGCGCGCAGGGTTTGGTCGCGGCGGCAGATCTGTGGAAGTCGGAGGCAGAAGCGGCGGTTGTCGCGGAAGGAGTGGCGGGAGCGGCGACGCCGGTGCTGGCGGATGATGTGGACCAGAAGGCGGAGGCTGAGGAAGGCGTCGCCGTCCGTGGGCCGGCGGATGCTGGGAAGGGGAAGGAAGAGGTGGTTGTGCGAGAGGCGGAG GGTGGTGAAGGGTCCAGGAAGCGGAAGCGCAAGGAGGATGAGGCTGTGCCTGCTGCTCCAGTGCCTGCTCCAGTGCCTGCTCCTGTGGCTGCTCCTGTGCCTGCTCCTGTGCCTGCTCCTGTGCCTGCTCCTGTGCCTGCTCCAGTGCCTGCTCCAGAAGTGCCTGCTCCAGCTTTCCCTGGTCAATATGAGCAGTTGGAGGATTCAGATGGCTCCCTGGAG TATGACTCCCAGGATTCATGCGAGTCCGTGGACAGCAGGAACATTGCATCCTTCTGGACcaagctgctgaagaagctggATGCTGGGGACCTCCCTTTCAAGAAGAGGGGGAGGTACTTCTGTCCATGGCACAAGGTGAAGCCCAGGGATGGCATGCTTGGTAGCCTCAGGCAGCACTGCGAGGAGCTAGCCCATACTGGCAACTCCAAGCAGATAAGGGCAGAGCATCAAGGGCTTCTCATGGTGCTTGCTAATGAGGATGCATGA